A single region of the Halobacterium wangiae genome encodes:
- a CDS encoding GNAT family N-acetyltransferase, with product MSYEVREELPTPERFVELREAADMAPRSREGVERGLPNSVYGVTVVDTDTDEVVGMARVVGDGATVFHVCDMAVHPDHQRRGLGSRMMDAIMGYVDEHAPENAYVNLMADVDGFYEQWGFEETRPVSKGMFYRA from the coding sequence ATGAGCTACGAGGTCCGCGAGGAACTCCCCACGCCGGAACGCTTCGTGGAACTCCGTGAGGCGGCGGACATGGCGCCGCGCTCCCGCGAGGGCGTCGAGCGCGGCCTCCCGAACTCGGTGTACGGCGTCACCGTCGTCGACACCGACACAGACGAGGTGGTCGGGATGGCGCGCGTCGTCGGTGACGGCGCGACGGTGTTCCACGTCTGCGACATGGCCGTCCACCCGGACCACCAGCGACGGGGCCTGGGCTCCCGGATGATGGACGCGATAATGGGGTACGTCGACGAGCACGCGCCGGAGAACGCGTACGTGAACCTGATGGCGGACGTCGACGGCTTCTACGAGCAGTGGGGGTTCGAGGAGACCCGCCCCGTCTCGAAGGGGATGTTCTACCGCGCGTAG